One window of the Mycobacterium haemophilum DSM 44634 genome contains the following:
- a CDS encoding PPE domain-containing protein has protein sequence MTVQPSELLQSANELKEISDQICATRDNRLGQPIVAAPGNDCVSELAASNLSDHLRTCRRRLTDLANRLNEYALTLTNSAKAYATTEADNAEGLQLEQSRMASAPQISTQAAITQENEEIPDEPIIGLAGYQRLYWNQPPEFNSNNIYEGVGVGSLRELLLGFRDVEAELDVFSNRLQKWENRLREQWSGPAAEQAATTATELNRWMCVFITETAEATDAVATIGQAYERARDGVIPPKAIEDNRTQRADLASEQAAGLVRHDKKISELDAEYDQFWMTDMEAMCWYERAVGIALMRMPVWKKLPWRAFGLASVRERGG, from the coding sequence GTGACCGTACAACCCTCAGAGTTGCTTCAATCAGCCAATGAGCTAAAAGAAATCAGCGACCAGATTTGCGCAACGAGGGATAACCGGCTGGGGCAGCCTATTGTTGCAGCCCCTGGTAATGATTGCGTGTCGGAATTGGCGGCGAGCAACCTGTCCGATCACTTACGGACGTGCCGCCGGAGACTCACTGACCTCGCCAACCGTTTGAACGAATATGCGCTCACACTAACCAACAGCGCCAAGGCATATGCGACCACCGAAGCCGACAACGCTGAGGGTCTTCAACTAGAGCAATCGAGGATGGCATCGGCACCGCAAATATCGACACAGGCCGCTATCACTCAAGAGAACGAAGAAATTCCTGACGAGCCCATTATCGGCCTAGCTGGTTATCAGCGTCTCTACTGGAATCAACCACCGGAATTTAATTCCAATAATATATACGAAGGCGTTGGAGTTGGGTCACTACGCGAACTCCTCCTCGGTTTCCGAGACGTAGAAGCTGAATTAGATGTCTTCTCGAATAGATTGCAGAAATGGGAAAATAGGCTGCGAGAGCAGTGGTCAGGTCCGGCGGCAGAACAGGCGGCCACGACAGCCACCGAACTTAACCGGTGGATGTGTGTTTTCATAACCGAGACCGCTGAGGCAACCGATGCGGTCGCCACTATCGGTCAGGCCTATGAGCGTGCACGTGATGGGGTGATACCTCCGAAGGCTATTGAGGATAATCGCACTCAGCGGGCGGACCTGGCGTCGGAGCAAGCGGCGGGGTTGGTGCGACACGATAAGAAGATCTCGGAACTCGATGCGGAATATGACCAGTTCTGGATGACAGACATGGAGGCGATGTGTTGGTATGAGAGGGCCGTGGGTATCGCATTGATGCGTATGCCTGTGTGGAAGAAGCTACCGTGGCGCGCTTTTGGGCTAGCTAGCGTCAGGGAACGCGGCGGGTGA
- a CDS encoding glycerophosphodiester phosphodiesterase: protein MSGGDAHSLQYLHVAGRIAMAHRGFTSFKLPMNSMGAFHEAAKLGFRYIETDVRATRDGVAVILHDPRLGSATGVPGPVDQLHWRDVRKADLGTGETIPTLEELLATFPDLRVNIDIKASSAIDPTVEVIERMGAHNRVLIGSFSDRRRRRAVRLLSKRVASSAGTGTFLAFLAARTARSRAAAKRMLRDSDCLQLPARLGGVPIITPALVQAVHACRRQVHAWTVDEPATMHALLDINVDGIISDRADLLREVLISRGEWET, encoded by the coding sequence ATGAGCGGCGGCGACGCACATAGCCTGCAGTATTTACACGTTGCTGGACGGATTGCTATGGCGCACAGGGGATTTACATCCTTTAAGCTGCCGATGAACAGTATGGGAGCGTTCCACGAGGCGGCCAAGCTCGGATTTCGTTACATTGAGACAGACGTTCGTGCCACCCGTGACGGCGTAGCCGTGATCCTGCATGACCCTAGACTCGGGTCGGCGACGGGAGTGCCGGGCCCGGTCGACCAGTTGCATTGGCGGGATGTCCGCAAAGCGGATTTGGGTACTGGCGAGACGATCCCGACCCTGGAAGAACTCCTCGCCACATTCCCAGACCTGCGGGTCAACATCGATATCAAGGCGTCCTCCGCCATCGATCCGACTGTCGAGGTCATCGAGCGGATGGGTGCACACAACCGGGTACTGATCGGTTCGTTCTCCGATCGGCGTCGACGGCGCGCGGTGCGTCTGCTGTCCAAGCGGGTCGCCAGCTCGGCGGGCACAGGTACGTTCCTGGCGTTCCTGGCGGCGCGAACGGCCCGCAGCCGAGCAGCTGCCAAGCGGATGTTGCGCGACAGTGACTGCTTGCAGTTGCCTGCTCGGCTTGGGGGTGTGCCTATCATTACGCCGGCACTGGTGCAGGCGGTGCACGCTTGCAGACGCCAGGTTCATGCCTGGACGGTCGACGAGCCCGCCACCATGCACGCACTTCTGGACATCAACGTGGACGGCATCATCTCCGATCGCGCCGACCTGCTGCGCGAAGTTCTCATTTCCCGCGGCGAGTGGGAGACGTAG
- a CDS encoding alpha-(1->3)-arabinofuranosyltransferase translates to MVPVSRWWLALVGAVTLALTFAQSPGQISPDTKLDLTANPLRFLARATNLWNSDLPFGQVQNQAYGYLFPHGTFFLIGQLLGSPGWITQRLWWALLLTAGFWGLLRVAEVLGIGSPTSRAIGAATFALSPRVLTTLGSISSETLPMMLAPWVLLPTILALRGCSGRSVRARAAQAGLAVALMGAVNAIATLAGCLPAVIWWACHRPNRLWWRYTGWWLLALCLATLWWVVALALLRGVSPPFLDFIESSGVTTQWSSLVEVLRGTDSWTPFVAPTATAGAPLVTGSLAILGTCLVAAAGLAGLASPEMPARGRLVTMLVIGVVLLSAGYSGGLGSPLAQAVQTFLDASGAPLRNVHKLGSVIRIPLALGIAGLLGRIPLPGSAPVSVWLNSFAHPERDKRVAATVVVLTALMVSTSLAWTGRLTPPGTFSVIPQYWHDATNWLSEHNTGTPTPGRVLVVPGAPFATQVWGTSHDEPLQVLGSSPWGVRDSIPLTPPQTIRALDSVQRLFAAGRPSVGLADTLARQGISYVVLRNDLDPDTSRSARPILVHRAITGSPRLEKVAQFGAPVGTDMLTDFVADSGLRPRYPAVEIYRVATSDADQLGQPYFADTDQLARIDGGPEVLLRLDERRRLLGQPALGPALMTADAQVAGLPLPSRAGVTITDTPVARETDYGRVDQHSSAIRAADDARHTFNRVPDYPVPGAEMVFGGWSGGRITASSSSSDATTMPDVAPATSPAAAVDGDPATSWVSNALQPAVGQWLQVDFDHPITNAVITITPSATAVGAQVRRIQIETANGTTTRAFDEAGKPLTAALPYGETPWVRITAAATDDGSSGVQFGITDLTITQYDASGFAHPVNLRHTALVPGPPRGWAIAGWDLGSELLGRPGCAPAPDSVRCAASMALAPEEPVNFSRTLTVPNPISVTPTLWVRPRQGPKLADLIAEPNTTQAYGDADTVDILGSAYAATDGDPATSWTAPQRVVQHKTPPTLTLILPRPTEVAGLRLAPSRSTLPAHPTMVAVNLGDGPQVRELNRESNVSGEPPTLSLKPRVTDTVTVSLLDWHDVIDRNALGFDQLKPPGLAEVAVLGTDGNPIAPANASRNRIREITVDCDHGPVIAIAGRFVHTSIRTTAAALLDGEPVAAVPCERDPIALPAGQQELLISPGAAFIVDGAQLSTQDSTELPSANIVSADTGRWGPSRREIRVPASATSRVLVMPDSINPGWVARTSTGVRLTPVAVNGWQQGWVVPAGNAGTITLTFTANSLYRSGLAAGLALLPLLALLALWRRRSERADDATAQPWAPGAWAAVAVLAAGAVIAGAAGVVVVGAALGLRYALRHQPRWRNGLTIGLSAGGLILAGAALSRQPWRSVDGYAGHSANVQLLALVSLAVLAASVVSPRHDRTSGAS, encoded by the coding sequence GTGGTGCCGGTGTCGCGGTGGTGGTTGGCGTTGGTCGGGGCAGTCACGCTGGCGTTGACGTTCGCGCAATCCCCGGGCCAGATCTCGCCCGATACCAAACTGGACCTCACCGCCAACCCGCTGCGTTTTCTGGCCCGTGCGACGAACCTGTGGAACAGTGACCTGCCGTTTGGCCAGGTGCAGAATCAGGCCTACGGCTACCTGTTTCCGCACGGCACCTTCTTTCTCATCGGCCAGCTACTGGGATCACCCGGATGGATAACCCAGCGTCTGTGGTGGGCGCTGCTGCTCACGGCAGGCTTCTGGGGGCTGTTACGAGTCGCCGAGGTGTTGGGAATCGGCAGCCCGACATCACGCGCGATCGGCGCGGCGACGTTCGCGCTATCGCCACGGGTGCTGACCACCTTGGGGTCGATCTCCTCGGAAACCCTGCCGATGATGTTGGCGCCGTGGGTGTTGCTGCCCACGATTCTGGCCCTGCGGGGATGTTCAGGCAGGTCGGTGCGGGCACGTGCCGCGCAGGCGGGGCTCGCGGTCGCGTTGATGGGCGCGGTCAACGCGATTGCAACGCTGGCCGGTTGTCTGCCGGCGGTGATCTGGTGGGCCTGCCACCGGCCGAACCGCTTGTGGTGGCGTTATACCGGGTGGTGGCTGTTGGCCCTGTGTTTGGCGACGCTGTGGTGGGTGGTGGCGCTGGCTCTGCTGCGCGGCGTCAGTCCTCCGTTCTTGGACTTCATCGAATCCTCTGGCGTGACAACGCAATGGTCGTCGCTCGTCGAGGTGCTGCGCGGCACCGACAGCTGGACACCTTTCGTGGCGCCGACCGCCACCGCGGGCGCGCCATTGGTCACCGGGTCGCTGGCCATCCTGGGCACCTGCCTGGTCGCAGCGGCCGGATTAGCCGGGCTGGCCAGCCCTGAGATGCCGGCTCGGGGTCGGCTGGTGACGATGTTGGTGATCGGGGTGGTCTTGCTATCCGCCGGCTACAGCGGTGGGTTGGGCTCGCCGCTGGCGCAGGCGGTGCAGACGTTCCTGGACGCCAGCGGCGCACCGCTGCGCAACGTGCACAAGCTAGGGTCGGTGATCCGAATCCCGTTGGCACTGGGCATCGCCGGGCTGCTGGGCCGGATCCCGCTACCGGGCAGTGCGCCGGTGTCGGTGTGGCTGAACTCGTTTGCCCACCCCGAGCGTGACAAACGTGTCGCCGCGACAGTTGTGGTGTTGACCGCGCTGATGGTCAGCACCTCGTTGGCCTGGACGGGTCGGCTCACCCCGCCAGGCACGTTCAGCGTGATACCTCAGTACTGGCATGACGCCACCAACTGGCTCAGCGAACACAACACCGGGACACCGACACCTGGACGCGTGCTGGTGGTCCCGGGCGCACCGTTCGCCACTCAGGTGTGGGGCACCAGCCACGACGAGCCACTCCAAGTGCTCGGCAGCAGCCCGTGGGGAGTGCGCGACTCCATCCCGCTGACTCCGCCGCAGACCATCCGGGCGCTGGATTCGGTGCAGCGGCTGTTCGCCGCCGGGCGCCCGTCGGTCGGTCTGGCCGATACCCTTGCCCGCCAAGGCATTTCCTATGTGGTGCTGCGCAACGATCTGGATCCCGACACGTCGCGCTCAGCGCGCCCTATCCTGGTACACCGAGCTATCACCGGGTCGCCGCGGCTGGAAAAGGTGGCACAGTTCGGTGCACCGGTAGGCACCGACATGCTCACTGACTTCGTTGCCGACAGCGGACTGCGCCCCCGCTACCCAGCGGTGGAGATCTATCGGGTGGCCACCAGCGATGCGGACCAACTCGGCCAACCCTACTTCGCCGACACCGACCAGCTGGCTCGCATCGACGGCGGACCCGAAGTGCTGCTGCGTCTTGACGAACGGCGCCGGCTGCTGGGACAGCCGGCGTTAGGTCCGGCGCTGATGACCGCAGACGCTCAGGTCGCCGGTCTGCCACTACCCAGCCGGGCCGGGGTCACCATCACCGATACCCCGGTAGCCCGCGAGACCGACTATGGCCGGGTAGACCAGCACTCGTCGGCGATCCGCGCGGCTGACGACGCCCGGCATACCTTCAACCGAGTGCCCGACTACCCAGTCCCGGGCGCGGAGATGGTCTTCGGCGGTTGGAGCGGTGGCCGGATCACCGCGTCCAGCTCGTCATCGGATGCCACCACCATGCCCGATGTCGCTCCGGCAACCTCACCGGCCGCCGCGGTCGACGGCGACCCGGCGACCTCGTGGGTGTCCAACGCACTGCAGCCCGCCGTCGGGCAATGGCTGCAAGTGGATTTCGACCACCCGATAACCAACGCCGTCATCACCATCACGCCCAGCGCGACTGCCGTCGGAGCCCAAGTCCGCCGCATCCAGATCGAGACCGCCAACGGCACTACCACCCGTGCGTTCGATGAGGCCGGCAAGCCGCTCACCGCGGCGCTGCCCTACGGCGAAACCCCGTGGGTGCGGATCACCGCGGCCGCCACCGACGACGGGTCCTCCGGGGTGCAGTTCGGCATCACCGACCTGACGATCACCCAGTACGACGCGTCCGGATTCGCCCACCCGGTCAATCTGCGGCACACCGCGCTGGTTCCCGGGCCGCCGCGCGGTTGGGCGATCGCGGGGTGGGACCTGGGATCGGAATTGCTCGGCAGACCGGGCTGCGCCCCGGCGCCCGACAGCGTCCGCTGCGCGGCGTCGATGGCACTGGCACCAGAAGAACCCGTCAATTTCAGCCGGACACTCACCGTTCCCAACCCGATATCGGTGACACCAACGCTGTGGGTGCGGCCCCGACAGGGCCCTAAGCTGGCGGATCTGATCGCCGAGCCGAACACCACCCAAGCTTACGGTGACGCCGACACGGTCGACATCCTTGGCTCGGCATACGCGGCCACCGACGGCGATCCGGCCACGTCGTGGACGGCACCGCAACGGGTGGTGCAGCACAAGACCCCACCGACACTCACCCTCATCCTGCCGCGGCCCACCGAGGTCGCCGGGCTGCGGCTAGCACCCAGCCGGTCGACACTGCCCGCGCACCCGACGATGGTGGCGGTCAACCTGGGTGACGGCCCACAAGTTCGAGAACTGAACAGGGAGAGCAACGTTTCGGGTGAGCCACCGACGCTTTCGCTGAAACCCCGGGTCACCGACACCGTCACGGTCAGCCTGCTCGACTGGCACGACGTCATCGACCGCAACGCGCTGGGCTTTGATCAGCTCAAACCGCCGGGGCTCGCGGAGGTCGCGGTCCTCGGGACCGACGGCAACCCGATCGCGCCCGCCAACGCCAGCCGCAACCGTATCCGTGAGATCACCGTCGACTGCGATCACGGACCGGTCATCGCGATCGCCGGCCGGTTTGTGCACACCTCGATCCGGACCACGGCAGCAGCACTGCTGGATGGTGAACCGGTCGCCGCGGTCCCCTGCGAACGCGACCCGATCGCACTGCCGGCAGGCCAGCAGGAGTTGTTGATCAGCCCTGGCGCTGCGTTCATCGTGGACGGGGCACAGCTATCGACTCAAGACAGCACCGAATTACCCAGTGCCAACATCGTTTCCGCGGATACCGGCAGGTGGGGTCCCAGTCGCCGCGAGATACGCGTCCCCGCATCGGCCACCTCCCGGGTGTTGGTCATGCCCGACAGCATCAACCCTGGCTGGGTGGCGCGCACCAGCACCGGAGTCCGGTTGACGCCGGTCGCCGTCAACGGGTGGCAGCAGGGTTGGGTGGTGCCGGCGGGGAACGCCGGCACCATCACGCTGACCTTCACCGCCAATTCGCTGTACCGATCGGGCCTGGCGGCGGGGCTGGCATTGCTGCCGCTGTTGGCCTTGCTTGCCTTATGGCGCAGGCGAAGTGAACGTGCCGATGACGCGACCGCGCAACCATGGGCGCCTGGAGCCTGGGCCGCGGTCGCAGTATTGGCGGCCGGGGCGGTGATCGCCGGCGCGGCCGGGGTTGTCGTGGTCGGCGCCGCCCTCGGTCTGCGGTACGCGTTGCGCCACCAGCCGCGGTGGCGCAACGGCCTTACCATCGGCCTGAGCGCGGGCGGGCTGATTCTGGCCGGAGCGGCACTGTCCCGGCAGCCATGGCGGTCGGTCGACGGCTACGCCGGCCATTCCGCGAACGTGCAACTGCTGGCATTGGTTTCGCTTGCCGTGTTGGCCGCATCCGTGGTGTCGCCGCGGCATGACCGCACGAGTGGAGCTTCTTGA
- a CDS encoding DUF2613 domain-containing protein: protein MNRIVAPAAASVVVGLLLGAAAIFGITLMVQQDTKPPLPGGDPQSSVLNRVEYGNRT, encoded by the coding sequence ATGAACCGGATCGTTGCGCCCGCCGCCGCGAGCGTAGTGGTTGGTCTGTTGCTTGGCGCGGCCGCGATCTTCGGGATCACCTTGATGGTGCAGCAGGACACGAAGCCGCCACTGCCCGGGGGCGATCCGCAGTCATCAGTGCTCAACAGGGTCGAGTACGGCAACCGCACCTAA
- a CDS encoding glycoside hydrolase family 3 N-terminal domain-containing protein yields MAFPRTLAVLAAAAALVAACGHGAARAPGAASSAAGKPTVGPPTPACVSPVAAVPAALSTRDKLAQLLMVGVRDAADVKAVVANHHVGGIMIGSWTDLSMLTNDALTDIARNAGPLPLAVSVDEEGGRVSRLKSLIGTAPSARVLAQTSTVDQVYDMALDRGRKMRNLGITIDLAPVVDVSDAPDDSVIGSRSFSSDPAVVTAYAGAYARGLRDAGLLPVLKHFPGHGHGSGDSHTGGVTTPPLQELQINDLVPYRALVSDTPVGVMLGHLQVPGLTGDDPASLSPAAVQLLRTGAGYGAPPFNGPVFSDDLSSMAAISDQYGVTDAVLHTLQAGTDIALWVTTKEVPAVLDRLEKAVSAGELTMPAVDASVVRVATIKGPGPGCGR; encoded by the coding sequence ATGGCTTTTCCGCGCACTCTGGCTGTGCTCGCTGCCGCAGCGGCGCTGGTCGCAGCTTGCGGCCATGGCGCCGCACGAGCTCCTGGCGCCGCGTCGAGCGCGGCCGGCAAGCCGACGGTCGGCCCGCCGACACCGGCATGTGTCAGCCCTGTCGCAGCTGTGCCGGCCGCCCTGTCCACCCGGGACAAGCTGGCCCAGTTGCTCATGGTCGGCGTGCGTGACGCGGCTGACGTCAAGGCCGTGGTCGCCAATCACCACGTCGGCGGCATCATGATCGGCAGCTGGACAGACTTGTCGATGTTGACCAACGACGCGTTGACGGACATCGCCCGCAATGCGGGACCGCTTCCGCTGGCGGTCAGCGTCGACGAAGAAGGCGGCCGGGTGTCGCGATTGAAGTCGCTGATCGGGACGGCTCCGTCGGCCCGGGTGCTGGCACAGACCAGCACCGTCGACCAGGTCTACGACATGGCGCTGGACCGTGGCCGCAAGATGCGCAATCTGGGCATCACCATCGACCTCGCCCCGGTCGTCGATGTGTCCGACGCCCCGGACGACAGCGTGATCGGAAGCCGCTCGTTTAGCTCGGACCCGGCCGTGGTCACGGCCTACGCCGGGGCCTACGCGCGGGGTCTGCGCGACGCCGGGCTGCTGCCGGTGCTCAAGCATTTCCCTGGTCACGGGCATGGTTCGGGCGATTCGCATACCGGCGGTGTCACCACGCCGCCGCTGCAGGAGCTACAAATCAACGACTTAGTTCCCTACCGGGCGTTGGTGTCCGACACCCCGGTCGGAGTGATGCTCGGTCATCTGCAGGTGCCCGGGCTGACCGGCGACGACCCGGCCAGCCTGAGCCCGGCCGCAGTGCAGTTACTACGCACCGGCGCCGGTTACGGGGCCCCGCCCTTCAACGGTCCGGTGTTCAGCGATGACCTATCCAGCATGGCCGCGATCTCCGACCAGTACGGGGTGACCGACGCGGTGCTGCACACCTTGCAGGCCGGCACCGACATCGCGCTGTGGGTCACCACCAAGGAGGTGCCTGCGGTGTTAGACCGGCTGGAGAAGGCGGTGTCCGCGGGCGAATTAACGATGCCGGCCGTCGACGCGTCAGTCGTGCGGGTGGCCACCATCAAGGGCCCCGGCCCAGGGTGCGGACGCTAG
- a CDS encoding TetR/AcrR family transcriptional regulator has product MAGGTKRIPRAVREQQMLDAAVQLFSVNGYHETSMDAIAAEAQISKPMLYLYYGSKEDLFGACLNREMSRFIAVVRAGIDFAQSPKDLLRTTIVSFLRYIDTNRASWIVMYTQATSSPAFAQTAREARDQITELVAGLMRVGTRSPRPDHEYEMMAVALVGAGEAMATRLTTGDIDVDEAAELMINLFWHGLKGAPADRDLGPNIVAG; this is encoded by the coding sequence ATGGCAGGTGGTACCAAACGGATACCGCGTGCTGTTCGCGAACAGCAAATGCTGGACGCCGCGGTGCAGCTGTTCTCGGTCAACGGTTACCACGAGACCTCGATGGACGCCATCGCCGCCGAGGCACAGATTTCCAAGCCGATGCTGTATCTGTATTACGGCTCCAAGGAGGACCTCTTCGGCGCCTGCCTAAACCGCGAGATGAGCCGATTCATCGCTGTGGTGCGCGCCGGTATCGACTTCGCGCAGAGCCCAAAAGACTTGTTACGCACCACAATCGTGTCGTTCCTGCGCTACATCGACACCAACCGGGCGTCCTGGATCGTGATGTACACCCAGGCGACGAGCTCGCCGGCGTTCGCCCAGACGGCACGTGAGGCACGCGATCAGATCACCGAGCTGGTGGCCGGGCTGATGCGGGTAGGCACTCGCAGCCCGCGACCGGACCATGAATACGAGATGATGGCCGTGGCGCTGGTGGGCGCTGGTGAGGCAATGGCCACCCGGCTCACGACCGGTGACATCGACGTCGATGAGGCCGCCGAGCTGATGATCAACCTGTTCTGGCACGGACTCAAGGGCGCACCCGCGGATCGAGATCTCGGCCCTAACATCGTCGCCGGCTAG
- a CDS encoding chloride channel protein: MVGVLAGIAGLATTLVLRVVEHLTYHYTFGTLLAGITASSPVRRALGPLIGGALAAVGWWILRRSTEVPPLTQTIARGNRIPRLSWSIDAVLQVLLVGSGASLGREGAPRQFAAALSDLGTGWLKRLSRRDREILLTCAAGAGLGAVYAVPLAGALFSARILLHTWHPRALGAALITSSLAVAIGSVSTGDQPVLDWPGVESTYLLTAHGLALAPLALVVGLAFNRIVAVARPAALIRTWQLIPALAGAGLVAGICSHWWPQLLGNGRSILTVSLASGITLSTAAVLLVLKPLLTALFLRAGGAGGMLTPALATGAAAGAVLVLSINGLSGMHLHVPAVSLAGAAGVLAVTQGSPIWAAIFVWELARPPLWLFLVFLLTAGGAHGLKALLRGRGGVTPKPDQRAG; encoded by the coding sequence ATTGTCGGAGTGCTAGCCGGGATCGCTGGTTTGGCAACAACACTCGTCCTGCGCGTCGTCGAGCACCTGACGTATCACTACACTTTCGGGACGTTACTCGCCGGCATCACCGCCAGCAGTCCAGTCCGCCGCGCGCTGGGGCCGCTGATCGGCGGCGCCTTGGCGGCGGTCGGGTGGTGGATCTTGCGGCGCAGCACCGAAGTGCCGCCACTCACGCAAACGATCGCTCGCGGTAACCGGATACCGCGGTTGTCATGGAGCATCGACGCCGTGCTGCAAGTGCTACTGGTTGGCTCCGGCGCATCCCTAGGTAGGGAAGGAGCTCCGCGCCAATTCGCTGCGGCCCTAAGCGATTTGGGAACCGGGTGGTTGAAGCGGCTGTCGCGCCGCGATCGTGAGATCTTGCTGACCTGCGCGGCCGGGGCCGGGCTCGGTGCGGTCTACGCCGTTCCGCTGGCCGGTGCGCTATTCAGCGCGCGGATTCTGCTGCACACCTGGCATCCGCGAGCGCTGGGTGCCGCGCTGATTACCTCCAGCCTGGCCGTCGCAATCGGCTCGGTCAGCACGGGCGACCAACCCGTGCTGGACTGGCCCGGCGTGGAGTCGACGTATCTGCTGACCGCGCACGGGCTGGCCTTAGCACCGCTGGCCCTCGTGGTGGGGCTGGCGTTTAACCGGATCGTCGCGGTGGCGCGGCCGGCCGCCCTGATACGGACCTGGCAGCTAATCCCGGCACTCGCCGGCGCGGGGCTGGTTGCGGGCATTTGCTCACATTGGTGGCCCCAGTTGCTGGGCAACGGTCGAAGTATCCTGACGGTCAGCCTGGCCAGCGGGATCACCCTGTCCACGGCGGCCGTGCTTCTGGTGTTGAAGCCGTTGCTGACCGCACTGTTCTTGCGCGCCGGCGGGGCCGGCGGAATGCTCACCCCGGCGCTGGCCACCGGTGCGGCAGCGGGAGCGGTGTTGGTGTTGTCGATTAACGGGCTTTCCGGGATGCACCTGCACGTGCCCGCGGTCTCGCTGGCCGGTGCCGCCGGGGTACTTGCGGTTACCCAGGGCTCGCCGATCTGGGCGGCGATCTTCGTCTGGGAACTCGCCCGGCCGCCGCTCTGGCTGTTTCTCGTTTTCTTACTGACCGCAGGCGGCGCGCATGGACTGAAAGCACTGCTTCGGGGTCGCGGCGGTGTGACGCCGAAGCCCGATCAGCGTGCTGGTTGA
- a CDS encoding MaoC/PaaZ C-terminal domain-containing protein has translation MNQPSGLKNMLRAAAGALPLLPRTDQLPSRTVTVEELPIDRANVAAYASVTGLRYGNNVPLTYPFALTFPAMMSLVTGFDFPFAAMGSVHTENHITQYRPIAVTDVIGVRVHAENLREHRKGLLVDLVTDVSVGNDTAWHQVTTFLHQQRTSLSDEPKPPPQKQPKLPPPSAVLRITPGQIRRYAVVGGDHNPIHTNPIAAKLFGFPTVIAHGMFSAATILANIEGRFPDAVHYSVRFAKPVVLPATAGLYVDEGAGSWDLTLRNIAKGYPHLTGTVRGV, from the coding sequence GTGAACCAGCCAAGCGGCCTGAAAAATATGCTGCGCGCGGCGGCCGGAGCATTACCGCTGCTACCCCGGACAGACCAGCTGCCCAGCCGGACGGTAACTGTCGAGGAACTACCCATCGACCGCGCGAACGTGGCAGCATATGCGTCAGTTACCGGTCTGCGCTACGGCAATAACGTGCCGCTGACATACCCGTTCGCGTTGACCTTTCCTGCGATGATGTCGCTGGTGACCGGATTCGACTTCCCCTTCGCCGCAATGGGATCGGTACATACCGAGAATCACATCACGCAGTACCGGCCAATCGCAGTGACCGACGTCATCGGCGTGCGGGTACATGCCGAGAACCTTCGAGAACACCGAAAGGGCCTACTGGTGGACCTGGTGACCGACGTCAGCGTCGGCAACGACACCGCGTGGCATCAGGTGACTACCTTCCTGCACCAGCAACGCACCAGCTTGTCCGATGAACCCAAACCGCCGCCACAGAAACAGCCCAAACTTCCCCCGCCGAGCGCTGTCCTGCGGATCACCCCCGGCCAGATCCGCCGCTACGCCGTCGTCGGCGGTGACCACAACCCGATCCATACCAACCCGATCGCCGCCAAGCTATTCGGATTTCCGACTGTCATTGCCCACGGGATGTTCAGTGCCGCAACGATATTGGCTAACATTGAAGGCAGATTTCCGGATGCTGTGCACTATTCGGTCCGGTTCGCCAAGCCGGTAGTGTTACCCGCGACCGCGGGTCTCTACGTCGACGAAGGCGCTGGCAGCTGGGACCTCACACTGCGCAATATCGCCAAGGGGTACCCGCACCTGACCGGTACCGTGCGAGGCGTGTAG
- a CDS encoding HAD family hydrolase has product MWDLIGVDRPDWRVEIDHHDLYPDAVECVAAARRAGLVIGIAGNQPTGVEAALHSAGLEADFIASSEAWGVAKLDRRFFLRVTDEAEVPARAILYVGDRLDNDVVPAHQAGMRTAFIRRGPWGYLHAMKPEVALTDLRLDSLHELANALAPEQH; this is encoded by the coding sequence GTGTGGGACCTGATCGGCGTGGATCGGCCCGATTGGCGCGTTGAAATCGATCATCATGACCTTTACCCAGATGCTGTTGAGTGTGTGGCGGCGGCGCGTCGCGCTGGGCTGGTCATCGGGATTGCCGGCAATCAACCCACGGGCGTCGAGGCTGCACTGCATTCGGCCGGACTGGAGGCCGATTTCATTGCCTCCTCCGAGGCGTGGGGTGTCGCCAAACTGGATCGCAGGTTTTTTCTGCGAGTGACCGACGAAGCCGAGGTTCCTGCCCGCGCCATCTTGTATGTGGGTGACCGGCTGGATAACGATGTGGTTCCCGCCCATCAAGCAGGAATGCGCACGGCATTCATTCGACGCGGTCCGTGGGGGTATCTTCATGCCATGAAACCTGAAGTAGCGCTTACCGATTTGCGCCTCGACTCGCTACATGAGTTGGCTAACGCTCTCGCTCCGGAACAGCATTGA